In a single window of the Papaver somniferum cultivar HN1 chromosome 8, ASM357369v1, whole genome shotgun sequence genome:
- the LOC113304900 gene encoding heavy metal-associated isoprenylated plant protein 39-like has protein sequence MQKIIVSLDLHDDRCKQKAMKSVSGLSGVDSVSIDMKDKKLTVIGDVDATLIVKKLRRHCHTTIFSVGPAKEPEKKKEEPKKEEEPKKIEFAYTYGDCNPHRPTHYYDPTYYYL, from the exons ATGCAG AAAATTATTGTGTCTCTTGATTTACACGACGACAGATGCAAACAGAAAGCCATGAAATCAGTCTCTGGACTTTCAGGAGTTGATTCAGTATCCATAGATATGAAAGACAAGAAACTAACTGTAATCGGAGATGTTGATGCAACACTTATTGTAAAGAAACTAAGAAGACACTGTCATACGACGATATTTTCAGTTGGACCAGCtaaagagccagagaagaagaaagaagaaccgAAGAAAGAGGAGGAACCAAAGAAAATTGAATTTGCTTATACTTACGGAGATTGTAATCCTCATAGACCTACAcattattatgatcctacatATTACTATCTTTAG